A single genomic interval of Penaeus chinensis breed Huanghai No. 1 chromosome 23, ASM1920278v2, whole genome shotgun sequence harbors:
- the LOC125037651 gene encoding uncharacterized protein LOC125037651, translating into MGVQEDLNALKKQRGIAKGKFTRKVTLCKEGIDRGDDLFVLKTNYEEVIEAFKCLECKNDELIQFISDNEDKLENKNLEEEAEQYILDSERLKNELCAKIFMTKSEEKATDKPKVKVKRFEPPKFEGNLREYPTFKEDYKNLVQSEYGTDPYALKMCLGGEALQTVKGSEGNYNEMFKRLDDKFGNPRKIVDLVISDLKSLRKISDGDTKGFIKMVDQVEQCWLDLKRVNLSDELNTANVVSHIEKILPSLQKREWVIKASDISVTGELFSELLGFLQKERKVLEYMNSNVRTSTSDCRATVHHVENVVENNSESELVKLMRKLNEEQQSKNREFESCIVKLNEMIKGIKYKENNISIGCLLHNSESHDITNCLKFKDCNSKERFDVIKRNGICFRCLKGYHSARGCNVGKLCDVVIEGQGSCNQNHHPLLHQDRIESSSHNAVMEKRGKALLNISTVHSKNLPITILWDPGSDTSLITHRMAKKLGLSGKDVKLSLVKVGNTIEYQSSKTYCVPLTDKNGKVWNVDAVGMNEISSKIKRIDLSRLPELL; encoded by the coding sequence ATGGGTGTGCAAGAGGACCTCAACGCCCTCAAGAAACAGAGGGGAATTGCTAAAGGAAAGTTCACCAGGAAGGTAACTCTATGTAAAGAAGGAATAGACAGAGGTGATGATCTATTTGTGTTGAAGACTAACTATGAGGAAGTAATAGAAGCATTTAAGTGTTTAGAGTGTAAGAATGATGAACTGATACAATTTATatctgataatgaggataaattagaaaataaaaacctgGAAGAAGAGGCTGAACAATATATTTTAGATAGtgaaagattaaagaatgaactGTGTGCTAAGATATTCATGacaaagagtgaggagaaggcaACAGACAAACCAAAGGTTAAGGTAAAGAGATTTGAACCTCCCAAGTTTGAAGGTAATTTAAGAGAATATCCTACATTTAAAGAGGATTATAAGAACTTGGTTCAGAGTGAATATGGTACTGATCCATATGCACTCAAAATGTGTTTAGGTGGGGAGGCACTCCAGACAGTAAAGGGCTCGGAAGGTAATTACAATGAAATGTTTAAGCGGTTGGATGACAAATTTGGTAACCCAAGGAAAATTGTAGACTTGGTGATAAGTGATCTCAAATCTCTGAGGAAGATATCAGATGGTGATACTAAAGGGTTTATTAAAATGGTTGATCAGGTTGAACAATGTTGGTTAGATTTAAAAAGGGTAAATCTATCTGATGAACTCAACACAGCTAATGTTGTTAGCCATATTGAGAAAATTCTGCCTTCACTACAAAAGAGAGAATGGGTAATTAAAGCAAGTGATATCTCGGTCACTGGTGAATTGTTTTCTGAGCTGTTGGGTTTcttgcagaaagaaaggaaggtttTAGAGTATATGAATTCAAATGTAAGAACTAGTACTAGTGATTGTAGAGCAACAGTACATCATGTTGAAAATGTGGTCGAAAACAATTCGGAGTCAGAGTTGGTTAAGCTGATGAGAAAATTGAATGAAGAACAACAGAGCAAGAATAGAGAATTTGAGTCATGCATTGTAAAGTTGAATGAAATGATAAAGGGTATTAAATACAAGGAGAACAATATAAGTATAGGTTGTTTATTACACAATTCAGAGAGTCATGATATAACAAATTGTTTAAAGTTCAAGGACTGTAATAGCAAAGAAAGATTTGATGTGATTAAGAGGAATGGTATATGTTTTAGGTGTTTAAAGGGATATCATTCAGCACGTGGGTGTAATGTAGGCAAATTGTGTGATGTAGTCATTGAAGGCCAAGGATCATGTAATCAGAATCATCATCCACTTTTGCATCAAGACAGAATAGAAAGCAGTTCTCACAATGCAGTAATGGAGAAGAGAGGCAAAGCTTTGTTGAATATTAGTACGGTGCATAGTAAAAATCTGCCCATCACTATATTGTGGGATCCGGGTTCAGATACTTCTTTAATTACTCATAGGATGGCCAAGAAGTTAGGATTGAGTGGAAAGGATGTAAAATTATCTCTGGTCAAGGTAGGCAACACGATTGAATATCAATCAAGTAAAACATACTGTGTACCATTAACTGATAAGAATGGTAAAGTTTGGAATGTGGATGCTGTCGGTATGAATGAAATATCTTCCAAAATCAAAAGGATTGATTTATCCAGATTACCTGAACTTTTGTAA